The Apis mellifera strain DH4 linkage group LG13, Amel_HAv3.1, whole genome shotgun sequence genome includes a region encoding these proteins:
- the LOC100578853 gene encoding uncharacterized protein LOC100578853: MYIITFLTFLQFSTMKYQWNTLIYNTYRNIFVETRRYAGHSKWKNIKATKQAQDSEKSAIFRNLAIKMKSVIKETGNSDPTENVKLAQLINQAKKINMPKNTLKSILDKLENTKKNGSTYVISARISKEVMLVLYIVTDNITDKKLQITYILKKFNAKIVDSSALFNLFDCTSYIIASKNCNLDQAMEDAIIANAEEVEEIKYENNECFKFTGEFLQPEKILTQLENLGYTILSIKNECIPNTRVQILKEDIEVIRKCKEKLLAEIKEIEKIEDNILVS; this comes from the exons ATGTATATTATAACCTTTCTAacttttcttcaattctcTACAATGAAGTATCAATGGAAtactttgatttataatacatatagaaatatttttgtagaaaCAAGAAGATATGCAGGTCAtagtaaatggaaaaatattaaggcTACTAAACAGGCTCAAGATAGTGAAAAATCAGCAATATTTAGAAACCTagctattaaaatgaaaagtgTGATTAAAG aaaCTGGCAATTCAGATCCAAcggaaaatgtaaaattagcACAGTTAATTAATcaagcaaaaaaaattaatatgccaaaaaatacattaaaatcaattttagacAAATTAGAAAACACAAAGAAAAATGGTTCAACTTATGTAATATCTGCTCGCATTTCAAAAGAAGTTATGCTTGTTCTTTATATTGTAACCGATAATATTACtgacaaaaaattacaaatcacttatatattaaaaaaattcaa tgcCAAAATTGTAGATTCTTCAGCCCTATTCAACTTGTTTGATTGTACAAGTTATATTATAGCTTCTAAAAACTGTAATTTGGATCAAGCAATGGAAGATGCAATAATAGCTAATGCAGAAGaagtagaagaaataaaatatgaaaataatgaatgttttaag ttcacAGGTGAATTTCTTCAGCCAGAAAAAATCCTAACTCAATTAGAAAATCTAGGATATACTatactttcaataaaaaatgaatgtatACCAAATACTAgagttcaaatattaaaagaagatatagaagttattagaaaatgtaaagaaaaacttttagcagaaataaaagaaattgaaaaaatagaagataatattttggtatcttaa